The following coding sequences are from one Haliotis asinina isolate JCU_RB_2024 chromosome 3, JCU_Hal_asi_v2, whole genome shotgun sequence window:
- the LOC137278641 gene encoding repulsive guidance molecule A-like isoform X1 translates to MADGTVCFPVNRASERFPARGHTARAAAGILLRRPVWTGMASRCCHSPPRHPLTTLVFFLSLAMLSRTEGFPSSSGCNVDRCWMSYQRATDILGPPEPLKNDDRCSALRTYMNCIKSTARGCQGDIRFYSVRNGVNKQMESYNCTEFGPTVDPDKHTPVRPTIPEVCTYQGKKVYRQCGLFGDPHIRTFYDEYQTCKVKGAWPLVNNKYLTVQVTNDPVTGHNGATATSKLTVIIKKKPECTSDNFLMYQAQTDSLPGSFYDGKTHYGQHKSVELVEVDPFKHVEIHIHYIETTLVLRQIGRYFTFAIRMPEEIANNSVSFDNLQLCVSGCPERERINYQEFLALRKDRIDSLSESEKSFMSREQAEGICRDSNVVDFYFDSCVFDLMTTGDKNFTMAAVSALQDVVKLDPSAVRFSANRTSLDKYDDQYGNSGVSRTRTPCDYSLLVTVTVFLCMLFCHEHVPV, encoded by the exons ATGGCTGATGGAACGGTGTGTTTTCCTGTTAACAGAGCGTCAGAGCGGTTCCCAGCGCGAGGACACACAGCACGGGCAGCGGCCGGGATCCTACTTAGGCGGCCTGTATGGACGGGCATGGCATCGCGGTGCTGTCATAGCCCGCCTCGACACCCGCTAACCACCCTCGTCTTTTTCTTAAGTCTGGCCATGCTGTCGAGAACAG AAGGGTTTCCAAGCAGCTCAGGGTGCAATGTGGACAGATGTTGGATGAGCTACCAAAGAGCCACAGATATCCTCGGTCCACCAGAACCGTTGAAGAACGATGACCGGTGCAGTGCCCTCAGGACATACATGAATTGTATCAAGTCAACGGCACGAGGGTGTCAGGGCGATATTCGATTTTATAGTGTCCGAAATGGAGTGAACAAACAAATGGAATCGTATAATTGTACGGAGTTTGGGCCGACAGTGGACCCCGATAAACATACTCCTGTCCGGCCAACTATACCGGAGGTGTGTACCTACCAAGGAAAGAAGGTGTATAGACAGTGTGGCCTATTCGGGGATCCTCACATCAGGACGTTCTATGACGAGTACCAAACTTGCAAAGTGAAGGGAGCATGGCCCCTTGTCAATAACAAGTACTTAACAGTCCAAGTTACAAACGATCCCGTGACGGGACACAATGGAGCTACCGCCACAAGCAAG CTAACTGTGATAATCAAAAAGAAGCCCGAATGTACATCAGACAACTTCCTTATGTACCAAGCTCAGACGGACTCCCTCCCAGGGTCGTTCTACGACGGGAAGACCCACTACGGCCAGCACAAGAGCGTGGAGCTGGTGGAGGTTGACCCGTTCAAGCACGTGGAGATACACATTCATTACATCGAAACTACCCTAGTACTGCGACAGATTGGACGCTATTTCACATTCGCCATTCGAATGCCCGAGGAAATTGCAAATAATAGTGTTTCGTTTGATAATCTGCAACTATGTGTTAGCGGGTGTCCCGAAAGGGAGAGAATCAACTACCAGGAATTCCTGGCTCTACGGAAGGATAGAATTGACTCTCTGTCTGAAAGTGAAAAATCCTTCATGTCGAGAGAACAGGCTGAAGGTATATGTCGAGATTCCAATGTTGTGGATTTTTACTTCGACTCTTGTGTGTTTGACCTGATGACTACAGGGGACAAGAACTTCACTATGGCGGCTGTGAGCGCCCTGCAGGACGTGGTCAAACTAGACCCATCAGCGGTCAGGTTCTCGGCCAACAGGACCTCTTTAGACAAATACGACGACCAGTACGGTAATAGTGGTGTTTCAAGGACTAGGACCCCTTGTGACTATTCATTGCTTGTGACAGTGACCGTATTCCTGTGTATGTTATTTTGTCATGAGCATGTTCCAGTATGA
- the LOC137278641 gene encoding repulsive guidance molecule A-like isoform X4: MLPTRASERFPARGHTARAAAGILLRRPVWTGMASRCCHSPPRHPLTTLVFFLSLAMLSRTEGFPSSSGCNVDRCWMSYQRATDILGPPEPLKNDDRCSALRTYMNCIKSTARGCQGDIRFYSVRNGVNKQMESYNCTEFGPTVDPDKHTPVRPTIPEVCTYQGKKVYRQCGLFGDPHIRTFYDEYQTCKVKGAWPLVNNKYLTVQVTNDPVTGHNGATATSKLTVIIKKKPECTSDNFLMYQAQTDSLPGSFYDGKTHYGQHKSVELVEVDPFKHVEIHIHYIETTLVLRQIGRYFTFAIRMPEEIANNSVSFDNLQLCVSGCPERERINYQEFLALRKDRIDSLSESEKSFMSREQAEGICRDSNVVDFYFDSCVFDLMTTGDKNFTMAAVSALQDVVKLDPSAVRFSANRTSLDKYDDQYGNSGVSRTRTPCDYSLLVTVTVFLCMLFCHEHVPV; the protein is encoded by the exons AGCGTCAGAGCGGTTCCCAGCGCGAGGACACACAGCACGGGCAGCGGCCGGGATCCTACTTAGGCGGCCTGTATGGACGGGCATGGCATCGCGGTGCTGTCATAGCCCGCCTCGACACCCGCTAACCACCCTCGTCTTTTTCTTAAGTCTGGCCATGCTGTCGAGAACAG AAGGGTTTCCAAGCAGCTCAGGGTGCAATGTGGACAGATGTTGGATGAGCTACCAAAGAGCCACAGATATCCTCGGTCCACCAGAACCGTTGAAGAACGATGACCGGTGCAGTGCCCTCAGGACATACATGAATTGTATCAAGTCAACGGCACGAGGGTGTCAGGGCGATATTCGATTTTATAGTGTCCGAAATGGAGTGAACAAACAAATGGAATCGTATAATTGTACGGAGTTTGGGCCGACAGTGGACCCCGATAAACATACTCCTGTCCGGCCAACTATACCGGAGGTGTGTACCTACCAAGGAAAGAAGGTGTATAGACAGTGTGGCCTATTCGGGGATCCTCACATCAGGACGTTCTATGACGAGTACCAAACTTGCAAAGTGAAGGGAGCATGGCCCCTTGTCAATAACAAGTACTTAACAGTCCAAGTTACAAACGATCCCGTGACGGGACACAATGGAGCTACCGCCACAAGCAAG CTAACTGTGATAATCAAAAAGAAGCCCGAATGTACATCAGACAACTTCCTTATGTACCAAGCTCAGACGGACTCCCTCCCAGGGTCGTTCTACGACGGGAAGACCCACTACGGCCAGCACAAGAGCGTGGAGCTGGTGGAGGTTGACCCGTTCAAGCACGTGGAGATACACATTCATTACATCGAAACTACCCTAGTACTGCGACAGATTGGACGCTATTTCACATTCGCCATTCGAATGCCCGAGGAAATTGCAAATAATAGTGTTTCGTTTGATAATCTGCAACTATGTGTTAGCGGGTGTCCCGAAAGGGAGAGAATCAACTACCAGGAATTCCTGGCTCTACGGAAGGATAGAATTGACTCTCTGTCTGAAAGTGAAAAATCCTTCATGTCGAGAGAACAGGCTGAAGGTATATGTCGAGATTCCAATGTTGTGGATTTTTACTTCGACTCTTGTGTGTTTGACCTGATGACTACAGGGGACAAGAACTTCACTATGGCGGCTGTGAGCGCCCTGCAGGACGTGGTCAAACTAGACCCATCAGCGGTCAGGTTCTCGGCCAACAGGACCTCTTTAGACAAATACGACGACCAGTACGGTAATAGTGGTGTTTCAAGGACTAGGACCCCTTGTGACTATTCATTGCTTGTGACAGTGACCGTATTCCTGTGTATGTTATTTTGTCATGAGCATGTTCCAGTATGA
- the LOC137278641 gene encoding repulsive guidance molecule A-like isoform X2 — protein sequence MIKVPYLTRASERFPARGHTARAAAGILLRRPVWTGMASRCCHSPPRHPLTTLVFFLSLAMLSRTEGFPSSSGCNVDRCWMSYQRATDILGPPEPLKNDDRCSALRTYMNCIKSTARGCQGDIRFYSVRNGVNKQMESYNCTEFGPTVDPDKHTPVRPTIPEVCTYQGKKVYRQCGLFGDPHIRTFYDEYQTCKVKGAWPLVNNKYLTVQVTNDPVTGHNGATATSKLTVIIKKKPECTSDNFLMYQAQTDSLPGSFYDGKTHYGQHKSVELVEVDPFKHVEIHIHYIETTLVLRQIGRYFTFAIRMPEEIANNSVSFDNLQLCVSGCPERERINYQEFLALRKDRIDSLSESEKSFMSREQAEGICRDSNVVDFYFDSCVFDLMTTGDKNFTMAAVSALQDVVKLDPSAVRFSANRTSLDKYDDQYGNSGVSRTRTPCDYSLLVTVTVFLCMLFCHEHVPV from the exons AGCGTCAGAGCGGTTCCCAGCGCGAGGACACACAGCACGGGCAGCGGCCGGGATCCTACTTAGGCGGCCTGTATGGACGGGCATGGCATCGCGGTGCTGTCATAGCCCGCCTCGACACCCGCTAACCACCCTCGTCTTTTTCTTAAGTCTGGCCATGCTGTCGAGAACAG AAGGGTTTCCAAGCAGCTCAGGGTGCAATGTGGACAGATGTTGGATGAGCTACCAAAGAGCCACAGATATCCTCGGTCCACCAGAACCGTTGAAGAACGATGACCGGTGCAGTGCCCTCAGGACATACATGAATTGTATCAAGTCAACGGCACGAGGGTGTCAGGGCGATATTCGATTTTATAGTGTCCGAAATGGAGTGAACAAACAAATGGAATCGTATAATTGTACGGAGTTTGGGCCGACAGTGGACCCCGATAAACATACTCCTGTCCGGCCAACTATACCGGAGGTGTGTACCTACCAAGGAAAGAAGGTGTATAGACAGTGTGGCCTATTCGGGGATCCTCACATCAGGACGTTCTATGACGAGTACCAAACTTGCAAAGTGAAGGGAGCATGGCCCCTTGTCAATAACAAGTACTTAACAGTCCAAGTTACAAACGATCCCGTGACGGGACACAATGGAGCTACCGCCACAAGCAAG CTAACTGTGATAATCAAAAAGAAGCCCGAATGTACATCAGACAACTTCCTTATGTACCAAGCTCAGACGGACTCCCTCCCAGGGTCGTTCTACGACGGGAAGACCCACTACGGCCAGCACAAGAGCGTGGAGCTGGTGGAGGTTGACCCGTTCAAGCACGTGGAGATACACATTCATTACATCGAAACTACCCTAGTACTGCGACAGATTGGACGCTATTTCACATTCGCCATTCGAATGCCCGAGGAAATTGCAAATAATAGTGTTTCGTTTGATAATCTGCAACTATGTGTTAGCGGGTGTCCCGAAAGGGAGAGAATCAACTACCAGGAATTCCTGGCTCTACGGAAGGATAGAATTGACTCTCTGTCTGAAAGTGAAAAATCCTTCATGTCGAGAGAACAGGCTGAAGGTATATGTCGAGATTCCAATGTTGTGGATTTTTACTTCGACTCTTGTGTGTTTGACCTGATGACTACAGGGGACAAGAACTTCACTATGGCGGCTGTGAGCGCCCTGCAGGACGTGGTCAAACTAGACCCATCAGCGGTCAGGTTCTCGGCCAACAGGACCTCTTTAGACAAATACGACGACCAGTACGGTAATAGTGGTGTTTCAAGGACTAGGACCCCTTGTGACTATTCATTGCTTGTGACAGTGACCGTATTCCTGTGTATGTTATTTTGTCATGAGCATGTTCCAGTATGA
- the LOC137278641 gene encoding repulsive guidance molecule A-like isoform X3 has translation MKPNAKRASERFPARGHTARAAAGILLRRPVWTGMASRCCHSPPRHPLTTLVFFLSLAMLSRTEGFPSSSGCNVDRCWMSYQRATDILGPPEPLKNDDRCSALRTYMNCIKSTARGCQGDIRFYSVRNGVNKQMESYNCTEFGPTVDPDKHTPVRPTIPEVCTYQGKKVYRQCGLFGDPHIRTFYDEYQTCKVKGAWPLVNNKYLTVQVTNDPVTGHNGATATSKLTVIIKKKPECTSDNFLMYQAQTDSLPGSFYDGKTHYGQHKSVELVEVDPFKHVEIHIHYIETTLVLRQIGRYFTFAIRMPEEIANNSVSFDNLQLCVSGCPERERINYQEFLALRKDRIDSLSESEKSFMSREQAEGICRDSNVVDFYFDSCVFDLMTTGDKNFTMAAVSALQDVVKLDPSAVRFSANRTSLDKYDDQYGNSGVSRTRTPCDYSLLVTVTVFLCMLFCHEHVPV, from the exons AGCGTCAGAGCGGTTCCCAGCGCGAGGACACACAGCACGGGCAGCGGCCGGGATCCTACTTAGGCGGCCTGTATGGACGGGCATGGCATCGCGGTGCTGTCATAGCCCGCCTCGACACCCGCTAACCACCCTCGTCTTTTTCTTAAGTCTGGCCATGCTGTCGAGAACAG AAGGGTTTCCAAGCAGCTCAGGGTGCAATGTGGACAGATGTTGGATGAGCTACCAAAGAGCCACAGATATCCTCGGTCCACCAGAACCGTTGAAGAACGATGACCGGTGCAGTGCCCTCAGGACATACATGAATTGTATCAAGTCAACGGCACGAGGGTGTCAGGGCGATATTCGATTTTATAGTGTCCGAAATGGAGTGAACAAACAAATGGAATCGTATAATTGTACGGAGTTTGGGCCGACAGTGGACCCCGATAAACATACTCCTGTCCGGCCAACTATACCGGAGGTGTGTACCTACCAAGGAAAGAAGGTGTATAGACAGTGTGGCCTATTCGGGGATCCTCACATCAGGACGTTCTATGACGAGTACCAAACTTGCAAAGTGAAGGGAGCATGGCCCCTTGTCAATAACAAGTACTTAACAGTCCAAGTTACAAACGATCCCGTGACGGGACACAATGGAGCTACCGCCACAAGCAAG CTAACTGTGATAATCAAAAAGAAGCCCGAATGTACATCAGACAACTTCCTTATGTACCAAGCTCAGACGGACTCCCTCCCAGGGTCGTTCTACGACGGGAAGACCCACTACGGCCAGCACAAGAGCGTGGAGCTGGTGGAGGTTGACCCGTTCAAGCACGTGGAGATACACATTCATTACATCGAAACTACCCTAGTACTGCGACAGATTGGACGCTATTTCACATTCGCCATTCGAATGCCCGAGGAAATTGCAAATAATAGTGTTTCGTTTGATAATCTGCAACTATGTGTTAGCGGGTGTCCCGAAAGGGAGAGAATCAACTACCAGGAATTCCTGGCTCTACGGAAGGATAGAATTGACTCTCTGTCTGAAAGTGAAAAATCCTTCATGTCGAGAGAACAGGCTGAAGGTATATGTCGAGATTCCAATGTTGTGGATTTTTACTTCGACTCTTGTGTGTTTGACCTGATGACTACAGGGGACAAGAACTTCACTATGGCGGCTGTGAGCGCCCTGCAGGACGTGGTCAAACTAGACCCATCAGCGGTCAGGTTCTCGGCCAACAGGACCTCTTTAGACAAATACGACGACCAGTACGGTAATAGTGGTGTTTCAAGGACTAGGACCCCTTGTGACTATTCATTGCTTGTGACAGTGACCGTATTCCTGTGTATGTTATTTTGTCATGAGCATGTTCCAGTATGA